The window CTTTTCTGATTATTTAAGGAATTGATTATTTTGTCCCCTTTGATCATGGTTAAAATGTAAACCTGAGTTTGGGTCTGTCTGTTGTCCAAGAATCTTTTAGTCAATCAGGAAAATCAAATGCAATGTAGGAAAGAATCTTTTTCTGAACTCTGCCTAAATAATAAAGAACTACTAAGAAGAGCAAATAATGACCCAACAAGTGCTTGTTAATCTACTTAAATATTGTAAAGTTGTACTACAAAGTCATATCTTGCAGATAATATTTTGGGTAAATGTAACCATCACAACACTAGTAGTTAGTTTTGTATGCCCTCTCTTGGCTGCagtgtttttctttttatactaCTAGTGGGAAGGaagaataaattataatattttaatgggTCCTCTCTAACATGACTATAAGAGATTCTGCTGGATGAGATGATACTCATGCCTGGAGCTAAACAAAAACTGATTTCTTAGCCAAAAGCAAACCTGGGGTTAGAAGTTAGAACAATTAATATTCTCTATCttttacatataaataaaataaatatacaaagagCTCTTTATATTCTGGTGGATTGAGTTTATTCCAAGAGGGCTTGATGTATCTTTTGTGACTTCTGCACAAGCATAGACAATATCTAGATAATAAGAGTCTCCAAATAATCTTGATAAAGTGAGTCACTTTCCTCTATTTTCCTccttatttgttattatttctTTCATAATTGTTTGTATTGGTATTCAAACCAGTATGGATTCTGCTCTTCTGAGATATGGACTGGTGGTTTAGTTTGTGATTCTCTAATTTTGGGTTCActtctttttttgtttgatCATGATTTTTACTGTTCTATGAGGAATTCTTGTCATCAGAATTCACATCTTAAAGTTTAGTACTTTGGGTTTGTGGTGTGACCTCAATGAAAAAAAGATTGCTTCTTTTGCTTGTTTTTGGACTTTGAGACAAAGGTGAATCATATCTTCTGTTTTATGTCAGCCACACACAGCCTAGAGGGTTTATCTTTCTTGTTGTCAACCCCTTTAAAATCTTGAGTTTCTTACCTTACAAGCTTCACTAAAAGCTACTAGGATCACCTTGTCATAAAACTGGAGTCTGCTTTATTTCCTCTGAAATGCATTTCTGATTGCAGTTCCAAAGAATTTTTTGTTGAGCAATGTATGTGCAAGCCGGATTGATTGGGGTTTTGAAGATGGGTGATACCAATCCTGCCTGGAAGTTCCTCTttctgttttttatatttagccTTCTTTTGTGTTTTGGTTCGTGataattttgtgtttttatttataatttaggcTTTGGATGTAATGGAAACTTGAAACTAGTTCAAGATGGATAGTGGTGCACCTCTTACGCCTAATAACATGTTAGCAACACTCTCGGACAACAACATGGATTTTGATCTTATGGATACTCTATTTGATGATGGATGTTGGTTAGCGGCGTCGCCTTCTAACTTTTGGCCTCAGGGGTTGTCGCCAGTTGCTTCAGATTTCTCCTCATATTACTTTTCAACAACAGATGCTGATAATATAAACCACTTGGAACCAAACTCGCTTCAAGAGGATTTTCAAgaggaagaagaaagattgaACTACAGTGAAAATGTGCGCCTCGTGTGGGAAACATCGGCATCTTTAGCCCCAGAAAGTTCTTTGGTTGATGGCAATAGAATGAACACAAGTTTGTGGATTCCACCGAGTGAAGATCCAAACTCTACAACCTCTGTGAAGAACAAATTATTTCAAGCATTTGAACATTTAAAACATCACACAAGAGATGATTTTCTCATTCAGATCTGGGTGCCTGTAAAGAAAGAAGGCCAAAATGTTCTTAGCACTAATAATCAACCATTCTCTCTTGATCCAAAATCCAAGAGTCTTGAGTGGTACAGAAATGTTTCCAGTAACTATCAGTTTGCAGCTCAGGAGGACTCAAAGGAATATTTTGGCTTGCCTGGCCGGGTTTTCTTAAAGAAATTGCCAGAGTGGACGGCTGATGTCCGTCGTCTGAGGAGAGAAGATTTCCCACGCATTGATTATGCTCAACAGTGCAACGTCAGGGGTTCTATAGCACTTCCTGTTTTTGAACGAGGAAGTGGTGCTTGCTTGGGTGTTGTGGAAATCGTGACAACTGGTCCAGATTGCAGACCCGAGCTTGATGATGTCTGCAAAGCACTAGAGGTTTCTTCTTCTCCTTCAATCATTTATAGCAATTCACTGATGTTTAGTCAAACTATAAAGAGctgaaatttgataatttcAAAGTACTCTTAcaacaaatatttgaaaaaatctgCAAAGTTATTCCGAAACTTAAAGCAATCTGAATTactgcaatttttttataaattaatttgtcaAACTTTTATATACACAAATTGTCATAGGCAGAAACATATACTTTACTTCTATGCCTGCTGTAAGCAGTCTTTCTGTAGTCACCCTTagtattgtttgaaatttttcttttcCAAAATGCTATTGGCATCACTCACTAATtcctttttactatttttttttatatatattgagttGAGGGATAATTTTTATCGTGAATATAAGCATTCGGAACTCATTCGAGTGAATTGAATTCCTTTGCAGGCAGTTGATCTTAGGAGTCCGGGAAATTTGAGAATGGTGGGCAAATAACATTCGACAAAACTTTTGCTTTTATATTTTAGAAACCTGAAGCTATTTCtgatatttatgtaatattgtGTATCAGGATCGTGAAGAAGTGGCAGAAATTAAGGAGATTTTGACGTCTGTGTGCAAAAGACAGAATTTGCCATTGGCTCAGACTTGGGTTCCATGTACTCAGCAAAGCACAGAGCAGTGCCGATCTAATGGAGATATGGCGTGTCTTTCGGTTGATGCTTCTGCTTGTTATTATGTGCAGGATGAACAAGTGTTGAGCTTTCACGAGGCATGCTGTAAGAAGCATCTGCTTAGTAATGAAGGTGTCGTTGGGAGAGCACTCATGACAAATCATCCATGTTTCACCACTGAAATTAGTGCTTTTAATGAGATTGAGTATCCTCTTGCGTATCATGCCAAGATGGCGAGACTGCATGGAGCTGTAGCAATACGTTTCAGAAGCATCTATACTGATTCAATAAGCTTCATCATAGAGTTCTTCCTACCAATTGATTGCAAAGATTTAGAAGAACAAAAGCAGTCTGTAAGCTTGCTATCATCTCAAATCCGACAATTATGCCATGGTTCACATTTTCTTCCTGATGTAGAgattgaaacagaaaatctatcaCCAGTAAGAGAAAACTCTCCGCCAGGAGGAAGACTAGTTGAAGAGATCCATACAAAGTTTGTATCTTCTTCATCGTCAGAAGAGGCTACTCGAGATGAATTATCTTGGATTTCTCAAATGTTGGAAGCCCAGCAGAAGGGTAACGGTATATCTGTTTCCTTGGGGAATCAAAAGCAGGAGCCAGAGGATTTCAATATGAATACAGATTGGATTATTCCTGATGGAAGATTTTTTAGTTCTGGGGCAGAACCTTCACTGCATAAAAACATTGTGCAAGATAAATCAAGAGGAACTGCCAAAAATGGGGTAGAGCTGTCTTCTGTGAAGGGGCAGCGGTCTTCTGGCGCCAAAAAAGCGGGGGAGCATAGAAAACTGAAGGCTGAGAGGACTATAAGTTTGCAAGTATTGCGACAGTACTTTGCTGGTAGCCTGAAAGATGCTGCTGCAAGTATCGGTGGTACGAAAATTCATCACAAAATCTCCTTAAATCAGTTATATTAAATCCACAGTCAAATACAGGATTAAAATTCCCTCCAAGTTTGCAGATGCAAACTGAATTAAATGGTTAGAGCCCCCATCACATAATATCTGAATTTCATTTGCTGCAAGTTGAACAGATCTTACTAAATAACTTCTTTTGCTTTAAGATATGACAGAAACTCCAGACACAAAATTTTTGCTCTAGACTGTTAGCCTGACTTCGTAGCATTTTCTGTAAAATATTCCAAGTGTTTAAATTTCGCAAAGAATTAGTTTCATGTTTTCTGCTTCATTCATATGCATTATTAAAGGGTTCTTATAGTATATTCTATTCACGCAAAAATTCAATAACCAGTACGAGCTTGATGTGCTTAAGGTGCCCTCGGGTAACACCCTGAGGTTAAGAACAATTACAAAAAATGAATCAGGGGTActtttgtgaatgcagggggtgAAACTTTTCTTAACAAATCTGCCATTCTGATTATAAATTGTTTTAGCCTTAGGAGAACTTCCTAAGAGCACCCTCAGGCCCAGTTTTATCTTGCCAGTATAAAGTATTCTGATTGTTTCGGATATTGGCGATGTTAATAAACATGTGTTAAACGACCATCTCATGCTCATCATCATTAATATTCTTGTTTTGATCCAAATGCAGTGTGCCCCACCACCTTGAAAAGAATATGCAGGCAACATGGCATTTCTCGATGGCCTTCACGAAAGATCAAGAAGGTAGGACACTCGCTAAAGAAACTCCAGCTTGTGATAGATTCAGTCCAAGGTAGTGAGGGTGCTATTCAACTCAGTTCCTTTTATACAAACTTCCCGGAACtaagttctcaaaatgtgacTGGAACAAGCTCCTTGTCTCCATCAAAGATTGATAATCAGCTGAAGCCACAGCCTACACAACACAGGGAAAGCTTATTAAGCCCTGCAACCACAGCTTCACAAtcaacttcttcttccagcccCAGCTCCAGCTCGAGTTACTGTTGTTCTACTGAAGCAAAGGAGGCGAAGGTCAATGCCAATTTCTCTGGTACCGGAGATGCCCCACCAGCAGTAGGGGTGCTAAAGAGAGCACTAAGTGACGCCAAATTACATGACTCGGTTCAAGAGGATACAAAGTTTCTTGTACGATCCCATAGCTATAAACTTTTCAGTGAGCTTCCGCCACTTGGCTCCCTAATACCACCGCAGAAAGGTAATAACAATCAGGCCTTAAAGAATGGAACTTCTTTCCGAGTGAAGGCCACCTTGGGGGAAGAAAAAATCCGCTTCAGCATGCCGCAATACTGGGGTTTTACAGATCTGCAGAGGGAGATATCAAGGCGTTTCAATATAGATATAGAGGATGTCAATAAACTTGATTTGAGGTACTTGGATGAAGATTCAGAGTGGATACTCTTAACATGCAATGATGATCTTGTGGAATGCATCGACATACACAGATCATCCAAGAGCCATACCATCAAACTCTCTCTGCGCCACTCGCGTTATCCCAATCTTGGCAGTTCACTAGATAGCTGTGGACCATCCTGATGCTCTGCAGTAGTTGTTTATGGTTACTGCTTTTGCAATGTTAGGAATGTATTAGAATTACAGATGAAGCTTTTGGTCATCTTGAAGGCATGGTGATACAACTGCCAATAAAATTTAGAACCAGATGATGGCAGTATGCCCCTTGTTAAACGGGGTTTAGTAATTACAGTTGtgctatataaaatattttatatatagctAGTCCATCCAGGTGGACTCTTCATGTACTGCATATGCTTTTAGAAACTACTATTTCTAGATTCTGTGTAACACTATTTGAATCTATGCAATCATTTTACCTGTCATCCAATTCTTGCGTCTTTAGGAAGTTCTCTGACATTCAAATTCACCTGCAGTACACATAAATGGAAGATCTGCTGCAAAAATTTGATATCAAGGCAAAGTAATAACTGTATATACCAAAGAAGAAAAATTCAACATACTAGGGCATGTTTTAGAGCAACAAGATTGATGAGAACAATCTCTCACTCAACCGAAAGGAACAGAACTGCGCCAATGGACACTCCCGGTCGCCAATTAACTAAGAAAACTAATTACTAGCTCAATGCTTAACAAATAAGCTAGATAAGTACAGAAGACTGAATAAAGTATGATCATGTTGTACAGCTTTTAGAAATCTAGAGCAGGTGGAAACTTTGTCAAGAATATTTGCATAATAGAACATAACACAGGAGAAATGGGAGGTTGCTTGTCATGAATTTGAGCATTTTGCCCCTGTCATCCTCTATTGAAAGCAATAACAATGTAAGATGTTCAGTTTCCTTTTGGTGGCAATCAGGCCGAGTAATGATTGGGAAGCCTCTTAACCATCCATCCTTCAAGATTTGTGCATCATGCGAGAGCAATACCGTCTTTTAGCAGATAATTTTATTGCTACAATATGTGCAAGATCACATCCCAGGCTGGTAATTCTTCCCATGGTCGTACCAGTGCATTTTCATTTCCTAAGCATCTCGCTGCAAGTCAGAAGTCCCTTCTTTACCTGGAAAATTTATGCAAAAGATTGCATCCACAAACTATCTGATCTGAGGGAGGACATGCATCTCTGTCACCATTACTTGTTGCAGCAATGTATTGGGCTTTAATTGAAAGGCTATCCCCACTGGAGAATGATGTGTAAACCTCCCAACTTAGCCCTCATCTCATGCTGGTTCTGGAAGGTGACAAAGCCATGAACcttcctaaattttcaaataataattattattggcTGAACATATCAAGACTTGTTGATGCACACCCGATGTCCAGCAAACTTTACACACTACGATACAAGAGTTGTGTTGATGAATATCCCCGCAAGACAACCGAGACGCTTTTGGAAGCAAACAAAAGTAGCCAACTTTACTTTGTATACCACTTCCCTGCAAAAGATATGTTGTTTTGTCATGTCATGCACTAGTTTATCCATAATCAAAGTTGCAAATTTCCCATAAAAAAAACATGCTTGGAGGCACGCTGCACATGTATAATCATATAGATATTGCGAAGCACACAGGAAATCTTTTGGTTTATATAATCATATAACACATTATTATATTGTAAGCTAGAACGGATAAAATATACACACTTGCCACAGCTCCGTATGAAGCATATAACATGGAATTCAATCTAATAATGTAATAAATTGAAATCTCATGAAAGATCTGCAGTTGAATTAGCATAAAAATCGTTCATTTGTTCTAGAGATAACTTATTAGTTAGATTTCGGTAAGGTCAATTACAAGATATATAAATGCTCATGCACACAGTTGCCTCCCAGTGATTTGTTGAACTGTAATCTAGATAGATGCTAACATTACTCACCATTACATGTAGAAAACAAACAAACCTAAAGTAAATTAGTATTCTGAATTCTGTCCATCAACACGCGGTATGTTTGGGCCTGCAGAAACAGCACGTGCTAGGTCAGTAAGAGCATGTCAAAGGTCTTCAAATGCTAAAGGATACATAATATATTACCTGTTAGCCTTTAGTAAATACAGAAAGCCAGTTTAAAAAGGCTGAGTAGATATCGAACCAGCTATCCAAACACCAAAGGATGTTTTCACTGATACTTGATGGCTCACGATGAACAGAGTTCAAGAGTTAAAAACAGAGGAACTGTTCAGACCCAAGTGCAAGGCAGTAAATAAGTCTAAACTCTAGCAGCACTCTGCCAACCTTTGAATCTAGTGCAGATTATCAATGCAATGAAAAGTTTTATTCAGCCATCCCAAACATCAAGATAGTCAGTTTTTGGGGGTTGAAAACTTGATATACTTCCCTGACCCCAGCCCTTTTGTACTCGCCTAAGAGTTTTTAATGTTGTTCCACTTCCATCATCCCTGTACAGTACATGTTAACAAGTATAAGTAATATCAAAATCCCGATTTTCCTGTGTACAAAAAGCAACTATGAAGTATGTTGTTAGAAAGTAGTCTAAATAATGCATGTGAAATAGGGAGCACCAGGTataataaatttctttttgtGACTTCAGCAATGACAGGGGTGAAGAGGGAATGAGGGAAAGAATTGCTAATCCGCAATGATACCTGTGCACTATTGTCTTCCAGTCACTTTCTCTATACTTCTTTGATTTTTCATAAACTCTGGCATCTGCACAAACTTTGTTTGTCACCTTAACTTCAGAAGCCATTTCCAGCATCCGTTCTGCAAGCTCGTCAGCCTCAAGCTTCTTTCCCCTTTTAGAAAGACCATCTATGACTGGCACGAATGATGCATGATCAAAGCTATATCCTTTATTAATCATCTTTTGAAGTATATCAGATGCAAGGTCGATAAATTCATTCTTGCAAAGCCCGTCGATGAGATCTTTGTATAGAAAACTTCCAATATCCAAAGATCTTTCTACAGCAGCTTCAAACAGATCCTTAGCTTCCAAGACTTCCTCTTTAGCAAGCAATCCATTAAACAATAAGCTGTAAAGTATTTCCTTGTGGCCAACTATACTCAAAGAAATACTGAACACCTCTCGTGCTGGTACAAACTCTCCAACCTTGCAGAAGGCACTCATTAGATATTGGAAGGAAGATATATTGGGAGACAAACCCTTTAGTAACATCTCATCTAAAAGATTAATTGCATCTTCTGCCCTCTCATTCTCACAAAGACagcttattaaattattatatgtagCAACAGTAGGAGACACACCTCTTTCTTTCATTTCATCCATTAGTCCATACATCTCAAATATTTGACCTTTCTTACCCAAACCACAAATTAAAGAGTTATAGGTTACTAAATTCTTCCCACAGCCTTTTTCCTCCATATCCTTGAGAACCCTAAATGCAGATGATAGTTTTCCTATCTTACAGAAACTATGAACGAATATATTATAAAGTAATGAATCAGGGTATAACTTTTTTTTCATCATTTCAATAAACTTCTTTTTAGCTTCATCAAGCCTCCCTTCCTTGCATAAAGTATTTATTAAGGTGGAATAAGTAACCAAGTCAGGCTTGCATTTGATTGCATTAGTATTATTATCATCATCCACTAAACCAATATATAAATTTCCCAGCTCACCAAGAGCAGCGCTTCCATGTGTCCACATACCATTAACAATATCGATTGCTTTGTCAACCTTTCCACTCTTACACAGACCCTCTATCACAATATTGCAGGTCACAGTATCCACTCTATATCCTCTCTCATTCATCTTTTGCAGGAGTTTCTCTGCTTCCGCTATCTTCCCTTGTCCCCAAAGGCTATGCAGCAAGATATTACAAGTGTAAGTATTCGGAAAGCAGCCACCTTTGATCATCTCATGCAAAATCTTCGTGGCTTCACCCACCTTCTCTTTTTTGCAGTAACCGTGAAGTAAGCTACTATAAGTAACTGTATCAGGAGTAACTCCATTGCTCTTCATTAGTCCCATAACAGTTCTTGCATCAGAAAGCATCCCATTCTTGCAGAGTCCATCTATCACAATGTTATACGAGACAATATTTGGTCCAATGCATTTATCAACCATCTCATTAAGCACCGACTGAGTCTCCAAAAGCTTCCCATTCCTCACCAAGCCTAACAACCATATATTATAGCTCTCTAGTTGGGTAAAAATACCATTTGTTTTCATAGAATCTACGAGGGCACTAGCTTCCTGCAACATACCTTGCGTGTAAAAACCTTGAAGCATCAAATTGTAAGTTACGTTATTAGGCTGCGGTAGCCCCAACTCCTTATCAATTTGCATATCTCTAAAAATCCTAGAAGCTTCTAAAATCTTTCCCGAGCTACAAAGAGCTGATATTCTGGAATTAAAAGTAACAACATTCGGATTAATCCCGGCCAATCTCATCCTCTCTACTAATTTCTCCGCTTCATCAGTCTTACCATCTTTGCAAAACCTCGAAACTAAAGTATTAAAAATAACCACATTAGCAGCAACGCCTATACTTTCCATATAATCCAAAAGCTCCACACCTTTATTAGCATGCCCATTTCGACAATACCCCCCAATCAATATACCGAAAGTAAACTCATTGGGCAAACATCCCTTCTCAGGCATTCTATCAAACAGATTGCGGGCATCCTCTAACCGGCCCGAATCACACAACCCAGCAATAAAAAGATTGAAAGTATAGGTCTGAGGTGAAACCCCAGCAAGAATCAAATCTTGGTACAACCATGAGACGAAATCAGGGTTGTTTTGATCAAGTGAAGCGTGAATGAGCATGTTGTAGAAGGAAATTGAGGGGGGTTCAGCAGGGAAACGGTTTCGAAAAGCTCGAAAATGGGGAATGGCCTTGTCTAAATGACCTGCATTGGCAATTATACGAACAAGGGTTAGTAAATAAGTAtacgaagaagaagaagattggGTATTGACAAGGAGGAGGTTTGTGAGGAAATGAATTTGAGGGAACATTTTGGCGGCAACAAGAATTCGAGTGATGTGAGGGATTGAAGGGAGAATAGAGGTGGGATGATGACTTGAAGAAGCAATGCGAGTGAAGATTTGCCATGCTAATGCTGGGTTTTGAGAGTTTTTGAGCAGAGCTTTGATGAGCTTCTTGCCTGCTTGCTCACCCATGCTAATGTTCTTCCTCGTTGCCTCCACCAGACTATATATATACCATAGTTGGCGGAAGGGGaattttaaaattctgaaaTTAGCATGTATAAGTCAAAATTTCGGGAATTCGACGTGAAGTTACGGAATAAAGATTAACTGAGATTAATTAAATCGATTGAGTATTAATCTGATTAATTGAAGATTAATCACAGATTTAATAAATTCAGCGAGTTATGAAACAGTGATTAATCGCGATTAATCATCGAATTTTAGACTAAGTGTATAAGCCACCAAAATTAAGGTGTATAAGCGGCGAAACTTAACAAGTGCGGtatacaataatattttaaaatagttcgagttcaaaaatattaattttatttttatgaattcGCCGACTTCAACCTAGGCTGAtcatttttttcaagatttaataATGGTGGTGTTTGGCAAACACTTAGAAGCCCAGCTTCcgggattataagttatgagcacttattcgtaccgtttgtgtaataagtcaagaagcacttataaaaagttaggaatgctagcttttgtctcaGAGCTTCtgtttatttcccaaacactttaatcacttataagtcttattttgcttctaacttctactctacttatttattttaagcaataagcacttattttaaactcacccaaacggccccaatattACCTCTTTTAGAAACCTTGTTCGGCTCAAAATAGTGTGGTAAAATTATGTGTGCTTTCTTTCAGTAAAGAAAAAAGATTTGACACTAGGTCAGACTGCATAAAGCTGCAACCCTGCATTCTCAACTCGAATTAGCTGCCTGAGCAGGAGGATCGGCTGGAAACCACATTTTCATCCATAAAAGTTTAACGTaggagcacgattggatagcccaagtggtgggtttatcctatGTTGTCCCGTGACACGcgggttcgactctgactcAACCCCGAGAAGTAtcagaacagatactcatttgtaagaaGAACTCGTATGTTAAAGTAAATGCATATTTCAATTAGACATCAGTAGTTGCCTGGCAAAGAAAAAATTGTGTATGTATTGCAATCCAAGAGCtatagagaaaaaaaaatgtttacaaTACAACATTAGAACCCCATCCGGTGGCACTCAGCTACTTCAAAATACACAATGCTGCATACTATCCTATGCTAAGGTGATCTGGTAGAATATATATCACAACAAAATCCACTGCAAATCTCTAATAGCGAAACTTTTAAGCCATTTGTTATGTTCGCGTGTGTCAACACCCTCACGTTGCTTTCAAGCCTATGTGTGTGCACAGAAATTACCTTGTTGGTAGTTTATGCAGTCGATTTCTATCTTGTCTTGGGTGATGAGGAGACCGGTAGCTTTGTGCATTTCTGGAAGATAAATGCTGTGAAGAATGTACTCTTGGCGGCCTTGGCTTTTCATTAACTGCTTCAACCCCTTCCAGTCTCTCCACAACCTCTTTCATCGATGGCCTGGTTTTCTGTTCAGGTGCAAGACATGTCAGAGCCAGCTGAGCAATTAAGACAGCGCCTCTGGATGGGTACTTCCCTTCCAACCTTGAGTCCATTATGTTCTTCAGCTTTCGTTTATCAGATAAATGTGGTTTCACCCACTCGACCAGGTTATGCTGTGCACTGGGACGATTAGTATCTAGTGCCCGCATGCCTGTTAACATCTCCACCAGTACAACACCAAAACCATAGACATCACTCTTCACATACAAATGCCCTGTCAAAATACCTACAATcttagttttcaacttcactaAAATTAAGGCATCCAACTTCAATAAAACAGAAGCTTTACTTACCCGTGGCAACATATTCTGGTGCAGCATATCCATATGTCCCCATAACCCTTGTTGTAACATGTG of the Daucus carota subsp. sativus chromosome 4, DH1 v3.0, whole genome shotgun sequence genome contains:
- the LOC108218773 gene encoding protein NLP2, with translation MDSGAPLTPNNMLATLSDNNMDFDLMDTLFDDGCWLAASPSNFWPQGLSPVASDFSSYYFSTTDADNINHLEPNSLQEDFQEEEERLNYSENVRLVWETSASLAPESSLVDGNRMNTSLWIPPSEDPNSTTSVKNKLFQAFEHLKHHTRDDFLIQIWVPVKKEGQNVLSTNNQPFSLDPKSKSLEWYRNVSSNYQFAAQEDSKEYFGLPGRVFLKKLPEWTADVRRLRREDFPRIDYAQQCNVRGSIALPVFERGSGACLGVVEIVTTGPDCRPELDDVCKALEAVDLRSPGNLRMDREEVAEIKEILTSVCKRQNLPLAQTWVPCTQQSTEQCRSNGDMACLSVDASACYYVQDEQVLSFHEACCKKHLLSNEGVVGRALMTNHPCFTTEISAFNEIEYPLAYHAKMARLHGAVAIRFRSIYTDSISFIIEFFLPIDCKDLEEQKQSVSLLSSQIRQLCHGSHFLPDVEIETENLSPVRENSPPGGRLVEEIHTKFVSSSSSEEATRDELSWISQMLEAQQKGNGISVSLGNQKQEPEDFNMNTDWIIPDGRFFSSGAEPSLHKNIVQDKSRGTAKNGVELSSVKGQRSSGAKKAGEHRKLKAERTISLQVLRQYFAGSLKDAAASIGVCPTTLKRICRQHGISRWPSRKIKKVGHSLKKLQLVIDSVQGSEGAIQLSSFYTNFPELSSQNVTGTSSLSPSKIDNQLKPQPTQHRESLLSPATTASQSTSSSSPSSSSSYCCSTEAKEAKVNANFSGTGDAPPAVGVLKRALSDAKLHDSVQEDTKFLVRSHSYKLFSELPPLGSLIPPQKGNNNQALKNGTSFRVKATLGEEKIRFSMPQYWGFTDLQREISRRFNIDIEDVNKLDLRYLDEDSEWILLTCNDDLVECIDIHRSSKSHTIKLSLRHSRYPNLGSSLDSCGPS
- the LOC108219063 gene encoding pentatricopeptide repeat-containing protein At2g17140, with translation MGEQAGKKLIKALLKNSQNPALAWQIFTRIASSSHHPTSILPSIPHITRILVAAKMFPQIHFLTNLLLVNTQSSSSSYTYLLTLVRIIANAGHLDKAIPHFRAFRNRFPAEPPSISFYNMLIHASLDQNNPDFVSWLYQDLILAGVSPQTYTFNLFIAGLCDSGRLEDARNLFDRMPEKGCLPNEFTFGILIGGYCRNGHANKGVELLDYMESIGVAANVVIFNTLVSRFCKDGKTDEAEKLVERMRLAGINPNVVTFNSRISALCSSGKILEASRIFRDMQIDKELGLPQPNNVTYNLMLQGFYTQGMLQEASALVDSMKTNGIFTQLESYNIWLLGLVRNGKLLETQSVLNEMVDKCIGPNIVSYNIVIDGLCKNGMLSDARTVMGLMKSNGVTPDTVTYSSLLHGYCKKEKVGEATKILHEMIKGGCFPNTYTCNILLHSLWGQGKIAEAEKLLQKMNERGYRVDTVTCNIVIEGLCKSGKVDKAIDIVNGMWTHGSAALGELGNLYIGLVDDDNNTNAIKCKPDLVTYSTLINTLCKEGRLDEAKKKFIEMMKKKLYPDSLLYNIFVHSFCKIGKLSSAFRVLKDMEEKGCGKNLVTYNSLICGLGKKGQIFEMYGLMDEMKERGVSPTVATYNNLISCLCENERAEDAINLLDEMLLKGLSPNISSFQYLMSAFCKVGEFVPAREVFSISLSIVGHKEILYSLLFNGLLAKEEVLEAKDLFEAAVERSLDIGSFLYKDLIDGLCKNEFIDLASDILQKMINKGYSFDHASFVPVIDGLSKRGKKLEADELAERMLEMASEVKVTNKVCADARVYEKSKKYRESDWKTIVHRDDGSGTTLKTLRRVQKGWGQGSISSFQPPKTDYLDVWDG